A window from Hymenobacter volaticus encodes these proteins:
- a CDS encoding PAS domain-containing sensor histidine kinase has product MNVSEQFVDSEQRFRSLFENNLDLLLFQNEKSIILDANTPFLSLLHREKSEVIGHSIDDFLPEDLVVFFRQKLYEAFQGKPVQFDVAVQFKGAEPKVLSIAKVPLVIDGAVVGVHMVGRDITELTASNQLIEEQAHKLNILFESITDALILLDREWNITFLNQEAQHLLKVKSQQAVGRNVWEMFPAEVGSVFYQEYHEAMATGQVVHFEAYYTTGGLWLEVKGFPSEEGLSVYFSDITTRRDAEARQERLTQDLYRHNQDLQQFTYIVSHNLRAPLANALGLTQLLKVDDPEQAPLLDHLHTSLHQLDSILQDLNTILSVRDRQGVVESSEAVLVLDVLRQVTNSLQESLQQCGGEIVLNVPDDLQVHGKRAYLFSIFFNLLSNSIKYRAEERPLWVTITGNSNPNGEVRLTIMDNGSGFDREKAGEDVFKFYKRFHSVPAGRGLGLYLVNAHVEAMGGRIEVHSMPDAGTEFQLLLH; this is encoded by the coding sequence ATGAATGTGAGCGAGCAGTTCGTTGATAGTGAGCAACGCTTCCGGTCTTTATTTGAAAACAACTTAGATCTGTTGCTTTTCCAAAACGAAAAAAGCATCATTCTAGATGCAAATACGCCTTTCCTCTCCCTGCTACACCGCGAGAAGTCCGAGGTAATAGGGCATTCTATCGATGATTTTCTGCCCGAGGATTTAGTGGTATTCTTTAGGCAAAAGCTATACGAAGCTTTCCAAGGAAAACCAGTGCAGTTTGATGTGGCAGTACAGTTCAAGGGAGCCGAACCGAAAGTACTCAGCATTGCCAAGGTGCCTTTAGTCATCGATGGCGCAGTGGTGGGCGTGCACATGGTTGGCCGGGACATAACGGAGTTGACAGCTTCCAATCAACTAATCGAGGAACAAGCCCACAAACTCAATATCCTTTTCGAAAGCATTACGGATGCGCTTATTCTGCTCGATCGGGAATGGAACATAACATTCCTCAACCAAGAGGCGCAGCACCTGTTGAAGGTGAAAAGCCAGCAAGCCGTTGGCAGAAACGTGTGGGAAATGTTCCCGGCTGAAGTGGGCAGCGTTTTCTATCAGGAATACCACGAGGCCATGGCTACGGGCCAGGTAGTACATTTCGAGGCATACTACACCACGGGTGGGCTGTGGCTTGAAGTCAAAGGATTTCCGTCAGAAGAGGGCTTGTCGGTGTATTTCTCGGATATAACTACCCGTAGGGATGCGGAAGCCAGACAGGAAAGGCTAACACAGGACCTGTACCGCCACAACCAGGATCTGCAGCAATTCACATACATCGTGTCGCATAACTTGCGGGCGCCATTGGCAAACGCCTTAGGTTTAACCCAACTCCTGAAAGTCGACGACCCTGAGCAGGCCCCGCTCTTAGACCACTTGCATACGAGTCTACACCAACTCGATTCCATCCTGCAAGACCTGAATACCATACTATCCGTCCGGGACAGGCAGGGCGTGGTAGAGTCCTCGGAAGCGGTATTGGTGCTTGACGTGCTGCGGCAAGTAACCAACAGTCTACAGGAGTCACTCCAGCAATGCGGCGGCGAAATTGTGCTGAATGTTCCCGATGATCTGCAAGTACACGGCAAGCGCGCCTATCTGTTCAGTATCTTTTTTAACTTGCTCTCCAATTCAATTAAATACCGAGCTGAAGAACGCCCACTTTGGGTAACTATAACAGGAAATTCAAATCCAAATGGTGAGGTGCGACTCACTATAATGGATAATGGCTCAGGTTTTGATCGAGAAAAGGCGGGTGAAGACGTGTTTAAATTCTACAAACGGTTTCATTCGGTACCCGCTGGCCGCGGTTTAGGCTTGTATCTGGTCAATGCGCACGTCGAAGCGATGGGCGGCCGCATTGAAGTGCATAGTATGCCAGATGCCGGGACTGAATTTCAATTGCTCTTACACTAA
- a CDS encoding site-specific DNA-methyltransferase: protein MEFDTSENVFIEGENLEVLRVLQKSYFGQVKMIFIDPPYNTGNDSFVYPDDYSEQQAAYKKRAGITDNAGRLNKSDLWRTNTRENGQYHSVWLGMMMPRLYLSRNLLRDDGVIFISIDDNEVTNLRHLLDEIYGEENFVASIIWQKKYSPQNDAKWFSAMHDYVLVYAKNKELWRPYLLERTEEMNARYTNPDNDPRGLWKSGDFLVKTYSADYDYPITTPSGRVVSPPSGSCWRTSRTNFQKLVDDNRISFGKDGSNIPAIKRFLSEVKQGVTPSTLWLRAEVGDNQEATKEVRDLFNGLPFDTPKPTRLLKRMLDLGTRPDEQHLVLDFFAGSATTAHAVMAKNLEDSGNRKFICIQLPEAVDKNSGAAKLGYTNIADVSKARIEKAAAALQNAAAKSVLHQASAGKGLGFRSYRLVDTNFKVWQPRYESKEALLQQLELFTDSLQHEQLDDETLLTEICLKAGKPLTIKPSKIYSEPHIYQIDSSLCLATGTLTSDALGVISGVKPKELLVLGRDYNTASGDATLSNIRLELREAGIALSIL from the coding sequence GTGGAGTTCGACACGTCGGAAAATGTGTTCATTGAAGGCGAAAATCTGGAAGTGCTGCGGGTGCTGCAGAAGTCGTATTTCGGGCAAGTGAAAATGATTTTCATTGACCCGCCCTACAACACCGGCAACGACTCGTTTGTGTACCCCGACGACTACAGCGAGCAGCAGGCAGCCTACAAAAAACGGGCGGGCATCACCGACAACGCGGGCCGTCTTAACAAAAGTGACTTGTGGCGCACCAACACCCGCGAGAACGGCCAGTACCACTCGGTTTGGCTAGGCATGATGATGCCGCGGCTGTACTTGTCGCGCAATTTGCTGCGCGATGATGGCGTCATTTTCATTTCCATCGACGACAACGAAGTCACCAACCTTCGGCACTTGCTCGATGAGATTTACGGGGAGGAAAACTTTGTCGCCAGCATTATCTGGCAGAAGAAATACAGCCCCCAGAACGACGCCAAGTGGTTTTCGGCCATGCACGACTACGTGCTGGTGTACGCCAAAAATAAAGAACTGTGGCGCCCTTATCTGCTGGAACGCACCGAGGAAATGAACGCCCGTTATACCAACCCCGACAACGACCCCCGCGGCCTGTGGAAGTCGGGCGACTTTCTGGTGAAAACCTACTCGGCCGATTACGACTATCCTATTACTACGCCTTCGGGCCGGGTGGTCAGCCCGCCGAGTGGCAGTTGCTGGCGCACCTCCCGCACCAATTTCCAAAAGCTAGTCGACGACAACCGGATTTCTTTTGGTAAAGACGGCAGCAACATCCCGGCTATCAAGCGTTTTTTAAGTGAGGTCAAGCAAGGCGTGACGCCTTCCACGCTGTGGCTGCGGGCCGAGGTGGGCGACAACCAGGAAGCCACCAAGGAAGTGCGCGACTTATTCAATGGCTTGCCCTTCGATACCCCCAAGCCCACTCGCCTGCTAAAGCGCATGCTCGACCTAGGTACTCGCCCCGACGAGCAGCACTTGGTACTCGATTTTTTTGCGGGCAGTGCTACTACCGCGCACGCCGTTATGGCCAAGAACCTGGAGGATAGCGGCAACCGAAAGTTTATTTGCATTCAGCTACCCGAGGCTGTAGATAAAAATAGCGGTGCGGCCAAGCTTGGCTACACCAACATTGCCGACGTAAGTAAAGCCCGCATTGAGAAAGCGGCAGCAGCTTTGCAAAACGCCGCAGCTAAGTCGGTGCTGCATCAGGCCAGTGCTGGTAAAGGCCTCGGGTTCCGCTCGTATCGGTTAGTTGACACAAATTTCAAAGTCTGGCAGCCGCGTTATGAAAGCAAGGAAGCACTGCTTCAGCAGTTAGAACTGTTCACTGACTCGTTGCAACACGAGCAGCTAGATGATGAAACGCTGCTAACTGAAATTTGCTTGAAAGCAGGCAAGCCACTCACCATCAAGCCTAGCAAAATATATTCTGAGCCGCACATTTATCAAATAGATAGCAGCTTGTGCCTAGCTACGGGCACATTAACTTCCGACGCGCTTGGCGTGATTAGTGGAGTCAAACCTAAAGAACTACTCGTGTTAGGCCGCGATTATAACACCGCATCCGGCGATGCTACGCTCAGCAACATCCGCCTCGAATTACGCGAAGCGGGCATAGCACTATCCATTTTGTAG
- a CDS encoding response regulator: MRTVLVDDDYISVFLTEKILKREGLSEGLCSFQSPEEALRHVQQSIPHNMPDVILLDLNMPVISGWDFLMALRPYEAQLAGRCFIYVLTSSLAPSDSERVYEFPLVAGLIHKPLDDLQIQTIHAQVAESRN; encoded by the coding sequence ATGCGAACCGTACTTGTAGATGACGATTATATCAGCGTGTTTCTTACCGAGAAAATATTAAAGCGAGAGGGTTTGTCAGAGGGTTTATGTTCATTTCAATCTCCCGAGGAAGCTTTACGCCACGTTCAGCAAAGCATCCCGCACAACATGCCCGACGTGATTTTGCTTGACCTCAACATGCCAGTTATTAGCGGCTGGGACTTTTTAATGGCCCTACGACCCTACGAAGCGCAACTAGCGGGTCGTTGCTTTATCTATGTTCTTACATCGTCACTGGCCCCCTCCGACTCAGAGCGCGTGTACGAGTTTCCGCTAGTAGCGGGCCTGATTCATAAGCCTCTCGACGACTTGCAAATTCAAACCATTCATGCGCAGGTAGCCGAAAGCCGTAACTGA
- a CDS encoding LLM class flavin-dependent oxidoreductase yields the protein MSLSTPITSVAIRTPQRVAEISWFDDLCGGDTQYLSVLDGAYRSSWAHCRDIVLASEQLGYSNILLPTSYTVGQDVMTFAAGIAPQTSRINLLTAIRTGEIHPPMLARALASLDHMLAGRLTINIINSDLPGLREVPELRYQRCAETIEILQQAWTQERIVHKGELYQFDMPADPAKPYQQNGGPLLYFGGTSEGARAVCAKYCDMFLMWPETEEMLYETMQDMSARAATHGREIDFGLRIHVIVRETEDEARAYARKLMSKFDPVKGAEIKSRAQDSWSLGVHRQNQLREHADMEGFVEPLLWTDIGKARSGAGGALVGTPDQIVEKINRYMDMGFRAFIFSGYPLLNEADYFARYVLPRLPNVSMPHVQGRIPLETPVTPLTTAPLR from the coding sequence ATGTCTCTCTCCACTCCTATTACTTCCGTTGCCATCCGTACACCCCAGCGCGTGGCCGAAATATCCTGGTTTGACGACCTCTGCGGGGGCGACACGCAGTATCTGAGTGTGCTCGATGGTGCTTACCGCAGCTCCTGGGCTCACTGCCGCGACATTGTGCTTGCCTCCGAGCAGCTAGGCTATTCCAACATCCTGCTGCCCACCTCCTACACCGTGGGCCAAGATGTCATGACGTTTGCCGCTGGCATTGCCCCGCAAACCTCGCGCATCAACCTGCTGACTGCCATCCGGACCGGTGAAATTCACCCGCCTATGCTAGCGCGGGCCCTGGCCTCGCTCGACCATATGCTGGCCGGTCGCCTCACCATCAACATCATCAACTCCGATCTACCCGGCCTGCGCGAGGTACCGGAACTACGTTACCAACGCTGCGCCGAAACCATCGAAATCTTGCAGCAGGCCTGGACGCAGGAGCGCATCGTGCATAAAGGCGAGCTGTACCAATTTGATATGCCCGCTGACCCGGCCAAGCCTTACCAGCAAAATGGTGGCCCCCTGCTCTACTTCGGTGGCACATCGGAGGGGGCCCGCGCGGTGTGCGCCAAATACTGCGACATGTTCCTGATGTGGCCCGAAACTGAGGAGATGCTCTACGAGACCATGCAGGACATGAGTGCCCGCGCCGCCACTCACGGTCGTGAAATCGATTTTGGGCTCCGCATCCACGTCATCGTGCGCGAAACCGAGGACGAGGCGCGGGCTTATGCCCGCAAGCTTATGTCAAAGTTTGACCCGGTGAAAGGTGCCGAAATCAAGAGTCGGGCCCAAGATTCGTGGTCGTTGGGCGTGCATCGCCAAAACCAACTCCGCGAGCACGCCGACATGGAAGGCTTTGTCGAACCTCTGCTCTGGACCGACATCGGCAAGGCCCGTTCCGGCGCCGGCGGGGCGCTGGTTGGTACCCCCGACCAGATTGTAGAAAAGATCAACCGCTATATGGACATGGGCTTCCGGGCCTTCATCTTCTCCGGCTATCCCCTGCTCAACGAAGCCGATTATTTTGCTCGCTATGTGCTGCCGCGCTTGCCCAACGTTTCCATGCCACATGTGCAAGGCCGTATTCCGCTCGAAACGCCAGTCACTCCTCTCACAACAGCACCACTGCGCTAA
- a CDS encoding APC family permease, with the protein MTSPPAAGQPDLVRGIRRWDFVALIVNITIGAGILGLPAKIYALVGAYSLVAYAVSAGVVTLIILCFAEVSSRFSGAGGPYLYAREAFGPLVGFEVGWLLWISRLASFAALCNLFVDYAAYFWPVVGAGAGRAIVMAALIAGLTLLNLVGVRTASLVNNLFTVSKLLVLVLFTAVGLFFVDWQAFSFAVAPTYTNFSGAVLLLIFTFSGFDVAAIPAGEIQQPQRNVPFALFTAIATVAVLFLLVQVVCIGTLPDLATAERPLASATQRFLGPAGAAFVAAAAMLTALGTLNALMLTGPRLLFALAEQGQIPAFFKATHPRFRTPHVALLVSAVLKLILAVSGTFIYALTLSTIIRLTYFALTCAALPVLRRRYPALPPPFRVWGGAVVAALCVALCLWLLSSSKGNEARDVALFAAAGLVLYFVSNRRPVTQPQ; encoded by the coding sequence ATGACTTCTCCCCCGGCTGCTGGACAGCCCGATTTGGTACGTGGCATACGCCGCTGGGACTTTGTGGCCCTTATCGTCAACATCACCATTGGTGCCGGCATTCTGGGGCTCCCCGCCAAAATTTACGCTTTGGTTGGGGCTTATAGCCTCGTCGCCTATGCGGTTAGTGCGGGAGTAGTCACGCTTATTATCTTATGCTTCGCAGAAGTTAGCAGCCGGTTTAGCGGCGCGGGTGGACCTTATTTGTACGCCCGCGAGGCTTTTGGGCCACTGGTGGGGTTTGAAGTGGGCTGGTTACTGTGGATTTCGCGCCTGGCTAGTTTCGCGGCGCTTTGTAACCTGTTCGTTGACTACGCCGCGTACTTCTGGCCCGTGGTGGGCGCTGGCGCTGGGCGCGCTATCGTGATGGCCGCGCTTATTGCGGGTCTTACGTTACTCAACTTAGTGGGTGTGCGTACTGCTTCACTGGTCAATAATCTGTTCACGGTCAGTAAGCTGCTGGTGCTGGTGCTATTCACGGCCGTGGGCTTGTTTTTCGTGGATTGGCAGGCGTTTTCGTTTGCCGTTGCGCCCACGTACACCAATTTTTCCGGCGCTGTGTTGCTGCTCATCTTCACCTTTTCTGGTTTTGATGTGGCGGCCATTCCGGCCGGCGAAATTCAGCAGCCGCAACGCAACGTGCCCTTTGCGCTGTTCACGGCCATTGCCACGGTAGCTGTTTTGTTTCTGCTCGTGCAGGTGGTGTGCATTGGTACCCTACCTGACTTAGCTACTGCCGAACGACCCCTAGCCAGTGCCACCCAACGATTTTTAGGTCCGGCCGGCGCGGCTTTTGTGGCCGCCGCCGCTATGCTCACGGCCCTTGGCACACTCAATGCCCTCATGCTGACGGGGCCGCGTCTACTGTTTGCGTTGGCCGAGCAAGGGCAGATTCCGGCGTTTTTCAAGGCCACCCACCCCCGGTTCCGCACGCCCCACGTGGCCCTGCTCGTGTCGGCGGTGTTGAAGCTGATTCTGGCAGTTTCGGGCACCTTTATTTACGCTCTCACGCTCAGCACCATTATTCGGCTTACTTATTTCGCTCTTACCTGCGCCGCGCTGCCCGTGCTGCGCCGCCGCTACCCTGCTCTGCCGCCCCCGTTTCGGGTGTGGGGCGGAGCGGTGGTAGCTGCTTTGTGCGTAGCGCTGTGCTTGTGGCTGCTTTCAAGCAGCAAAGGCAACGAAGCGCGTGATGTAGCCTTATTCGCCGCTGCAGGATTGGTGCTTTACTTTGTTTCGAACCGACGGCCAGTAACTCAACCCCAATAG
- a CDS encoding DUF6565 domain-containing protein produces the protein MFQLRFNTLLLATSLLAGGSTLALSSCSSNSKKEVSQEGQRAYDNLQTYVTEAETTPTTTVADTFAARLAATQRYSAEYDTAQQAEIRRLQQRYMAAQSTTATSTATASADTTGAVAPIAPTTTAPAPAPAPAGEAPAKLYKASSPAAAMTAANARATYEAFVQRVKANEDKYEIGDWRVINAEWRALDQKYDQIKSDVSGKDKAEIAKEKLKYAAFKSFDKTESRVSQGADVVTGDKAEAQAKGKGVQVERAAKNTGSDVKEAGKEIGQGAVKVGKKVGGAVKGVFDGKDEKKAD, from the coding sequence ATGTTCCAACTTCGCTTCAACACCCTACTGCTAGCCACCTCCTTATTAGCTGGTGGTAGCACTCTCGCTTTATCCAGCTGTTCTTCCAACAGCAAAAAAGAAGTTTCGCAGGAAGGTCAGCGTGCCTACGACAACTTGCAGACGTACGTAACTGAAGCCGAAACAACACCTACTACTACGGTAGCTGATACTTTTGCTGCCCGTCTGGCTGCAACACAGCGTTATTCGGCAGAATATGATACGGCCCAGCAAGCTGAAATTCGGCGTCTACAACAGCGCTACATGGCTGCCCAAAGCACAACGGCCACCAGCACCGCAACGGCTAGCGCAGATACCACGGGCGCTGTAGCCCCAATAGCCCCAACTACGACTGCACCTGCACCCGCTCCTGCGCCTGCTGGCGAGGCGCCTGCCAAGCTCTATAAGGCCAGCAGCCCCGCTGCTGCCATGACCGCAGCCAATGCGCGTGCTACCTACGAAGCCTTCGTTCAGCGAGTGAAAGCCAACGAAGACAAGTATGAGATTGGCGATTGGCGCGTCATCAACGCCGAATGGCGGGCCCTCGATCAGAAATATGATCAAATAAAAAGTGATGTGAGCGGCAAAGACAAAGCAGAAATTGCCAAAGAGAAACTGAAATACGCTGCTTTCAAATCCTTCGACAAAACCGAGTCGCGCGTGTCGCAAGGTGCTGACGTGGTAACCGGGGATAAGGCCGAGGCCCAAGCGAAAGGCAAGGGCGTGCAAGTGGAGCGCGCAGCCAAAAACACGGGTAGCGACGTGAAAGAGGCTGGTAAAGAAATAGGACAAGGCGCCGTGAAAGTCGGTAAAAAGGTTGGAGGCGCCGTGAAAGGCGTATTCGACGGTAAAGACGAAAAGAAAGCCGACTAA